The following are encoded in a window of Thermoanaerobacter ethanolicus JW 200 genomic DNA:
- the spoIID gene encoding stage II sporulation protein D, with amino-acid sequence MKYAIYGISLIFFSLIILPSVIVFGFNPHKTSSTPTSEVKLIDGGKLVKLDNLDNTDLYHTVNVFITNQNKIQKMDLEGYVKGVVAAEMPAEFEMEALKAQAVAARTYVLSKEIALGGKGCDLHPGADVCTDSEHCQAWQSEGELKEKWGENFDKYYAKISQAVEDTKGLVLVYDDALIVPAYHAISGGKTENSEDVWQSKIPYLRSVVSPGEEAASKYKTTVIVSKEEFINKLKQKEPSLKLDNSNILNQIKDVERTQVGHVKTLKIGNITFNGKDIKEIFNLNSTNFSFEAQGNNIVITVIGYGHGVGMSQYGANAMAKQGKKFDEILKYYYTGIEIVKIEDLLKIQH; translated from the coding sequence ATGAAATATGCCATTTATGGAATTTCTTTAATATTTTTTAGTTTAATAATTTTACCTTCTGTAATAGTTTTTGGTTTTAATCCTCACAAAACTTCCTCAACGCCTACGAGTGAGGTCAAGCTTATTGATGGAGGGAAGCTAGTAAAATTAGACAATTTAGATAATACAGATTTGTACCATACAGTGAATGTTTTTATAACAAATCAAAACAAAATCCAGAAAATGGATTTAGAAGGGTATGTAAAAGGAGTAGTTGCTGCAGAAATGCCTGCAGAATTTGAAATGGAAGCTTTAAAGGCACAAGCTGTTGCAGCGAGGACTTATGTGCTCTCAAAAGAAATAGCTTTGGGAGGAAAAGGCTGTGATTTACATCCGGGGGCTGATGTGTGCACTGATTCGGAACATTGCCAAGCATGGCAATCTGAGGGGGAGCTGAAGGAAAAATGGGGAGAAAATTTTGATAAATACTATGCAAAAATATCTCAAGCAGTAGAAGATACAAAAGGGCTTGTATTAGTTTACGATGATGCTTTAATTGTGCCAGCTTATCATGCTATAAGTGGAGGAAAAACAGAGAATTCTGAGGACGTATGGCAGAGCAAAATTCCCTATTTAAGAAGTGTGGTTTCTCCTGGAGAAGAGGCAGCATCAAAATATAAAACTACTGTTATAGTGTCAAAAGAAGAATTTATAAATAAATTAAAGCAAAAAGAGCCTTCTTTGAAATTGGATAATAGCAATATTTTAAATCAAATAAAAGATGTAGAAAGAACACAAGTTGGGCACGTTAAAACTTTAAAAATAGGGAATATAACTTTTAATGGTAAAGATATAAAAGAAATTTTTAATTTAAATTCTACAAATTTTAGCTTTGAGGCACAAGGAAATAACATTGTAATAACCGTCATAGGTTATGGTCACGGAGTGGGAATGAGTCAATATGGAGCAAATGCAATGGCGAAACAAGGGAAAAAGTTTGACGAAATATTGAAATATTATTATACAGGGATAGAAATAGTAAAAATTGAAGATTTATTGAAAATACAGCACTGA
- the flgF gene encoding flagellar basal-body rod protein FlgF — MLRGLYTASSGMITQTKIMDVLVNNLANVNTVGYKRDVVVTSSFPNFEVTRHGGDNTPPNGKIGRMDYGVLVDTFHTNFEEGAFSQTNGKLDFAIDGNGFFVVNTPNGQRYTRDGSFTLSKDGYLVTQEGYIVEGENGPIQLSQGDISVDEMGNIINNGQLVDRLRIVDFDNYDGLRKEGNNLFFIDNSANVQVIPATGKIKQGFLEQSNVNSVKEMVNMISVMRNYESNQKVVIAFDETLGKAVNEVGKV, encoded by the coding sequence ATGTTAAGAGGGCTTTACACTGCCTCTTCGGGGATGATTACCCAAACTAAGATAATGGATGTTTTGGTGAATAATCTTGCAAATGTTAATACAGTAGGATATAAAAGAGATGTGGTAGTTACTTCCTCTTTCCCAAATTTTGAAGTAACAAGACATGGTGGCGATAACACACCGCCTAACGGGAAAATTGGAAGAATGGATTACGGCGTGTTAGTTGACACTTTTCATACAAATTTTGAAGAAGGTGCTTTTTCTCAAACAAATGGTAAGTTAGACTTTGCGATAGATGGCAATGGGTTTTTTGTGGTAAATACCCCTAATGGTCAAAGGTATACAAGGGATGGCTCTTTTACTTTATCCAAAGATGGGTATTTAGTCACACAAGAGGGATATATTGTAGAAGGGGAAAATGGGCCTATACAGTTGTCACAAGGAGACATTTCTGTTGATGAGATGGGCAATATTATAAACAATGGTCAATTGGTGGACAGGCTTAGAATTGTGGATTTTGATAATTATGATGGTTTAAGAAAAGAGGGCAATAATTTATTTTTTATAGATAACAGTGCCAATGTACAAGTTATTCCTGCAACAGGGAAAATAAAGCAAGGTTTTTTAGAACAGTCAAATGTGAATTCCGTTAAAGAAATGGTAAATATGATAAGCGTGATGAGAAATTATGAATCAAATCAGAAGGTTGTAATTGCTTTTGATGAGACTCTTGGAAAAGCTGTCAACGAAGTTGGAAAAGTATAA
- the spoIIID gene encoding sporulation transcriptional regulator SpoIIID, giving the protein MKDYIEERTLEISKYIVEHKATVREAAKVFGVSKSTVHKDVTERLPDINFELYKEVREILSKNKAERHIRGGKATKIKYQKTNNKF; this is encoded by the coding sequence TTGAAAGATTACATAGAAGAGAGAACACTAGAAATATCAAAATATATAGTAGAACACAAAGCAACTGTAAGAGAAGCTGCGAAGGTTTTTGGAGTTAGCAAAAGCACAGTTCACAAAGATGTGACAGAAAGGCTTCCAGATATAAACTTTGAATTATATAAAGAAGTGAGAGAGATTCTAAGCAAAAATAAAGCGGAAAGGCATATAAGAGGAGGAAAAGCAACTAAAATAAAATATCAAAAAACGAACAATAAATTTTAA
- a CDS encoding M23 family metallopeptidase — translation MRINRENLIRFFDRKGFYIVLFLSVVVIAATSVYVTNNNLKKLEELRKAQQEEINSAIESDWGYEEELVQAQEEKEQQNNSTAVISQQQENNVSDKKENPQPVTKNSDEVKSSGKNDSLTNSKVATVMASTTSTIKKDSNLSSTMLVLLKPVNGDIILEFAKDKLVFSKTLQEWTTHKGVDIGSNLGEPVLSAMDGIVTKVYKDPKLGNTVVIKNGKWETRYANLDDEILAKEQEKIVRGQQIGKIGESAKFEVGEGPHLHFELLENGIPVDPIAYFK, via the coding sequence GTGAGAATAAACAGGGAAAATTTGATAAGATTTTTCGATAGAAAGGGTTTTTACATAGTATTATTTTTATCCGTAGTAGTGATAGCCGCTACATCAGTTTATGTTACTAATAATAATTTAAAAAAATTAGAAGAACTCAGAAAAGCACAGCAAGAAGAAATTAATTCAGCTATTGAAAGTGATTGGGGTTATGAAGAAGAACTAGTGCAAGCTCAGGAAGAAAAAGAACAGCAAAATAATTCTACAGCTGTTATCAGCCAACAACAAGAAAATAACGTATCTGACAAAAAAGAAAATCCTCAACCGGTAACAAAAAATAGTGACGAGGTTAAAAGTTCAGGGAAAAATGATAGTTTAACAAACAGCAAAGTAGCAACTGTTATGGCAAGTACTACATCCACAATAAAAAAAGATAGTAATTTATCTTCTACGATGTTAGTTTTATTGAAGCCTGTAAATGGAGACATAATATTAGAATTTGCTAAAGATAAGCTTGTATTTTCAAAAACCCTTCAAGAATGGACAACTCATAAAGGTGTAGATATTGGATCAAACTTAGGAGAACCTGTATTGTCAGCTATGGATGGAATTGTGACAAAGGTATATAAAGATCCAAAATTAGGGAATACTGTTGTTATAAAAAATGGAAAATGGGAAACACGGTATGCAAATTTAGACGATGAGATTTTAGCAAAGGAACAAGAAAAAATAGTAAGAGGACAGCAAATAGGGAAAATAGGAGAATCAGCAAAGTTTGAAGTTGGGGAAGGACCCCACTTACATTTTGAACTTTTAGAAAATGGAATACCTGTTGATCCAATAGCATATTTTAAATAA
- the mreB gene encoding rod shape-determining protein, whose protein sequence is MFAISKDIGIDLGTASVLVYIKGEGIVLKEPSVVAIDRNTNKILAVGEEAQRMVGRTPGNILAMKPMRAGVISDYDVTEKMLRYFINKACGGRFLLRPKIMICIPSGVTQVEKRAVIDAALQAGARKAYLIEEPIAAAIGAGLDISQPSGNMIVDIGGGTTDIAVISLGSSVVSKNIKVAGDNFDEAIIRHMRKKHHIIIGERMAEEIKINIGTAYFDGKEEKMLVKGRSLMSGLPQNVEVTSSEICEALKEPLEEIVEAVHSVLERTPPELAADISDKGIVLTGGGALLKGMDRLLRERMNTPVYLANDPISCVALGAGKALDSLELLEKSETVIDVYKINK, encoded by the coding sequence ATGTTTGCGATCTCTAAGGATATCGGAATTGACCTTGGCACGGCATCTGTCCTGGTCTACATCAAAGGGGAAGGAATTGTTTTAAAAGAACCATCAGTTGTAGCAATTGATAGAAATACTAATAAAATTCTTGCAGTTGGCGAAGAAGCACAAAGAATGGTAGGCAGGACGCCAGGGAATATATTAGCCATGAAGCCTATGAGGGCGGGAGTAATTTCTGACTACGACGTTACAGAGAAAATGCTTAGGTATTTTATAAACAAAGCCTGTGGGGGAAGGTTTTTATTAAGACCCAAAATAATGATTTGTATTCCAAGTGGCGTAACACAGGTAGAAAAAAGAGCTGTCATTGATGCAGCATTACAAGCAGGAGCGCGAAAAGCTTATCTCATCGAAGAACCTATTGCGGCAGCCATAGGAGCAGGATTAGATATATCACAGCCTAGTGGAAATATGATTGTAGATATTGGGGGAGGCACCACTGACATAGCCGTAATTTCTTTGGGGAGTTCAGTGGTGTCTAAAAATATTAAAGTAGCGGGGGACAATTTTGATGAGGCAATTATAAGGCATATGAGAAAAAAACATCATATAATAATAGGAGAAAGAATGGCAGAAGAAATAAAAATAAATATAGGTACTGCCTACTTTGACGGTAAAGAAGAGAAAATGCTAGTAAAAGGGAGAAGTTTAATGTCAGGTTTGCCTCAGAATGTAGAAGTGACTTCCAGTGAAATATGTGAAGCATTAAAAGAGCCTCTTGAAGAAATTGTTGAAGCTGTCCACAGTGTATTAGAAAGAACACCTCCTGAATTAGCGGCGGACATAAGTGACAAAGGGATAGTACTCACGGGGGGTGGAGCATTGCTAAAAGGAATGGACAGGCTTTTAAGGGAAAGGATGAATACACCTGTATATCTTGCAAATGACCCTATAAGTTGTGTGGCTTTAGGTGCAGGGAAAGCATTGGATTCTCTTGAATTATTAGAAAAATCAGAAACTGTAATAGACGTATACAAAATCAATAAGTAA